ttgggatactctcccttcggtgtatttttctttgttctttttttcccctgtcctTTTTGTCTCTTGAGAATTAGTGGTTATTCTACCCCTggtgaatagcttaaagaacccctgTTCGAttgcggttggtctcccaaaccccccactccctcacatgTTTACAgctaaaaaggaaaaaggtgaTCTATGGTGTCATTATGCTTTATTGCCAGGCTAAAACCATTCAAGTAAAAGACTGCCATACATATTAAtggagcaagaaaaaaaaaacattttaaggttATAATAAAATTCTGTATACACTCTCACAATAGAGAGGGATACCAGACCagggctgcgtccgaatagtcttttttgcttaggaaggttcctaactgagtgtactaacccagaagtatctaagtggcagccatgataagagctgtttGAATTCTCTAAGTGAAAGGTTTCAATGCATCctatcttatctcctttagcatagggcacactggatcgtcctttacgaaaggaaaggagaatgctgtcccacaattccttacggcagcaacatttaaagcaaagcaccattcggccgtttaagaaaacaaacgacatgactgagttgtgtggtggttcctAAGCcattatatgcataggcttataatcagatcataatcagcatattaaccataacacaagtctgtctttcaagaaaaatggATATGAGACATTTTCAGCcagattgtttttaattcaacatgtctGAAACTTAATATGTACAGAAGTaaatttgtaggcctaacatgttatgcTTATCTTGcataaatttaatgaattattttcatacaatcatactgattgggattcatgtcgataaatatgagtggacaggagggtgagcgtgagcaaccattctcaatgtgacaaccattttgtttcacttttgtaactggtagcctatattccttttttatttcaatcccacccttggtaatgaagtaatatttttcaccgggttgtccacgtttatgtagcctgcatgaaaccacacggtaagaacgcacgtggcgaagtatctaagatgcacttttagtattccatttttggaacattgtagttttaccacggcagacccacgtcaataacatccgccgtcgcataattacgtagcctagtgtaagtgcagtcggattctcttagtaccgcggttgtcttttcctaagtccttttgaattctccttcacatcatTTCTtgacctcatgacgttttccatcgaggtcaaggaaaagtggttaggaaaagacatgggtcgtcatttttttttgactattcggacgcagccctGGTTGCTTTCTGCAGATTCAAAGATTCTCTGACTGATGATATTCATATACTCTCAGGCCCATCCATTGCCTTGCCTAGCCTAACCTCATCCACTATAATTACATAGATTCCAGATGCTTTCGTTTCATTTATAACATTTCACTTGTGTTCTATGCAATGCCGCATCTCCTCATTCTGTGATGATGGGAAAGGTAGGTGCTACGAAAAGGCACTTTGCATCCGTTAAGAAATTGATTGAATTTGGTGAGTAAATTCATACGCTGAAGAACATTTCCTTGAGTCCATTTCATTATGCCTATGGAAGTGCATTACCTGCTTGCCTAGATGGGCAATGAAGAAAGCAATATCCTGCAGgtacttgtgtgtttctgagatCCTACTTTCATTTATAGCGTGTAATGTTGAATGATATTACCCAGTCTTTGAAAGAAACCCATGCTAGCATGCTGGCCTTGTCCATCGAAGCATTATCCCTTTCTCTAAATCATCAATTACTTTAACTTGCGGAAATTTGGAAACCACATTAAAAATTTCCTTGAGTTACTGTCACAATGAGTTACTTGTTTTCTTCCATAAAATcctgtagctagccagctactAGATACAACGTCACAGTTTATTAGACAAGCTTTTCTCAGAGTGCTCCCATGTGCGTTCATGTCATTGCTCTGCATGTACCAGTTTACCATGATCCTTCACATTTAGGTACACAGTGCATAAAAAGCcccatagtcaaacatggcTGCCTCCATGAATTAGCTTCATGCGCCAATGAGCAGCTCCCCAGTTCTTTTATATCTTGATGCTTGCAACCCTgtccaggaataagcgggttaggTGATGGATGAATGCATggataatatttattattattattattattattattaatgcataGTACAGTGCAGTATGTGTAACTCATGATTGAGaacaagacagagagaaaaatcaaTACCTTTAAATGAACTTTTCTTTGAGGGAAACAACcatgtaaaattgtattttctatGGATGTATAACCAATAAGGAACTGACAGACTGCATTTTAGACATGAAACTAGACAgcaggagaagaaagaaaagtatCAGCTGTCTCTAAAAAATGTCAGAGCCTATGAGCACTGGCATTTTATCTCTCAAAACAAAGATGGCTGATTTCTCTTTCctttatacatatacataccaAGGTATTGTATTATAGCTAAGAAGCTAtatcaaaaataacaatatactACACTGATAAACAAACTGATATTTTACACTGGTGGTCTTTTTTTATcctcaaattcaattttttgaaACTGTGTTATTTATGGCCAAAAGGCTTTTCCAGAAGGCTTTTTTCAAGTGAAGATCTCAATGCCAGTGATCGCAAACATTTATTCAAACTTGAAAAAGGTCTTTGAACATCCGGCGTGCTCCATTTTCTGGTTCATTGTGTCGTTACCTCGAGGTAGGCTGGCTCTCGTTTGAATGCCTTTTTATACAGATATCATTCATCGCTGCTCTCCGGCTAAATGAACTGATTAATATGAATGAGCATGCTCTAAAAGGGATGTGTCTTGTCTCCTTTAATTGAAGGCCTTTAAATGTGATTCTGGTTTATCTCTGAACAATGATTACAAGCATGCTGTGCTGTAATCCCCAATTTTTGCTATTGCTTTAAGACGGTAAGAAGATGAATGTTCATCGCCTTTATTCCTAGACATGATTTATGACTCTTTCCTGTCCTATTCCTTCCTGTCCTCAACACTATACCATGATGTGGTTGTGCATCCCTCTGTTTAAATTAACTGGACATCTAAGTTACCTACTAAATTATCaggattttatttaattgtttttgtttgttttttttttctcgcaaaCGTATGTCAGGTATTTTTGATTCCCACACTTCCAGTTTGAGTGCTAGAAAATGTGTTCATGgtaaggatatatatatatatatatatatatatatatatatatatatatatatatatatatttacttcTTTTTTCCAGAGAACCAGAAGCAgctgcacattttaatatgctGACTGATGGTCACCAtgggcctttttattttttaagtaggCAACCCTGCTTTACAGCCTGTTAATTACCTAGTATTTACTTGATAAATACTGACAACTTGTGTAATTATTAGGTAACTATTTTGATTTCAGAAGtactatgaaaataaataaggtgCCGAGAACAAGTTGTTACCTGTTAATCACTTGAATTTACATGTGGTTATGGCTGCCTCAAGAACATTGTAAGCAAGTTTAATGCAAGcaataatgttaaaatatatgCTAGTAACtgagtaatttaaaatattttacatgcaaaaGTAGCTTTGGTTATAAGTAATTagtttttcattcatatttccccTTATTGTTGCTGGAATTAACTACATTAAATACAGTGACAAAATATCATGTAAGGCTGCAAAACATAATGTTTGGATGACATAATCAGAAAACTGTTACTACCAAACATTAAGTGCTACTTTTGGAGGAAGGTCTGGTAAGAACGTATGCATGACAGTGAAGTGAATGAAGAGAATAAACATCGGGGAATAgaggtactgtatgtactgagAATCTGCTTGTGGTTGACATGAACCACACTACTTCTGGAATGAGTAATGAATGATCATCTAGTTAccatttaattgataattaatgAATGTTACATGGTCAGAATGATGTTAATTACAACTACAGAAagcagaaatacaaataaaatgcaaaagtaGCTTTCATTATTTTGGGACAGTGAGGattaaaagtaaaatttgtTTATGTTCTGAATCCAACAGTTTTAATGGCTAACACCCTTGTTTAACATCTAGCACTgtgaataccaaacacaagtgtTTCAACCGTTAAAActtctcacttatccaacatataaaatacattatatcaggcctcaacaaccattatctATATAGACATTAAGCAATcaataatttcagttaaatgtcacagattgcattcaaacctAAAAGGAAGATGATCCTTTGTGCATTGTTTTAGCTATGCTGAGTCTGAGTGTCCTGTACTTCATCCAGaaggtaataaaataatactctTTCAAGGGAGAGAACTGCCCTTGATATTTGCATTTAGATGACCTCTGCTATAACCCTGATTGCCCAAAGACATTCCTTTCCATGCCTGTGGGGGGAAAGAAGACCAACAAAAAGAGACAATAACAGAGATACAACAGACCAAGTTTGCCACatcaaattatatttatctGATCCTCAAAGGCAGTAATATAAAAACTGGATATCTAAAAATTACAAGTAAGTCACAAGTTACAAGTGATTATTAtgtaaaaatcttttaaattgctgtttgtacttctctgtctctcattatAAAGAACACAGTTTTATGGTAGAACCTaaaccaaacccaaacccaggATAGAGAGGTTTAGTGAATGTGGTCTTAACCCTGTGGACAAGGGTCATTGTGTCAGAGACACCGTAGAAGGACAGAATTCCTGCCCTGTGATCCAGGTATACTCCTATTCTGGAGAAGCGAGGAGCGGAgattttcaatttttgtttatcGTGCCAGATAATGTAACCAGAGGGAAAGCAGACAAAACTCCAGGATGTTTTACTGAATCCAAAGAGACAGTCGTCACCCCATCCTTTCCGACATATCTCTTTATATGAGACTGATATCTCAACTCCTTTTTCCCCATTCCACTCAAACTCCCAGTAACAGCGTCCAGACAAACCCTCCCTACAAAGAATCTGAGGTCTGACCTCAAATCTCTCTGGGTGATCAGGGTACGACTGAACCACAGTACCCAGTGTCACTCTGTTCCCTTTAGTCAGATGGAGTTTGTTGTATGCAGTGTTCGGTTCAAGTGAGAGCTGACAGGAATCTGATGGAggagaaaaagatgaaaaaagttGTAATTATAGCAAATTTagtgaatgtgacataatagtCTGGAAACTAGGCTTGTAAATCTGGtttgtttgattcccagatgagGCATTGATATTGTGTCCATGAACAAGGTACATCAACTGAATCGCTTCAGTAGACATATCCAGTTGCACGAAttgattacatattttttaaaatggaaattgtgttctggaaaaaagtgtctgccaaatgccttcACGAGTGTATACGGTTTCAAACAGTGttcagtacatttaaaaatgtcataaataGCTTATCTTAGGTACTTATAATGCACGTGTTATAGCCATCATGTaatcaatacacacacaccccccccacccccacctccgaAGTGAAAATTGTCTTACATTGTAAGAACTCGGCTCTGGTTCGGGGCTGTGCAATCTGTATGCCCTTCACATCTTCTgccagagatggagagagttaGACAGAGAACATAATAACATGCTGTTAAGCCACTGTTCCCATCATGAGAGGTACTAATAGCATAATGGTAAACTGCAACCGTAAACTGACTCACCGAAAAAAGTTCTGAGCTCTGGAATCTTTGCTATGTTCACACATTTCACTGCAAAGACAGAGTACAATTattgaaacatttctttttcattcccACTCATTGACATCTTTTCATTAGTGAGATTAGTGTTAAGTGGCTGCTCACATAATACTGTCACATCTATGTCacatatataatacaaaattaGGAGTGGAATTGAAACAgttctattttaaataatgttgggTGACAATCAAATATAATCTTTCTGATGTACAGTACAGCTAAGTGGGGATAACCTGCTTAGAAAGGTGTGTTGGACATATTAGACAATACTTCCCTGCAAGATAATAGCAAAGGATTGGAAACCATATACTGCCTGAAGCTGTAGCAGAATGCTCTCAATTCCGGTTGTGCTTATATGACAGCCTATTCCCTCCCATACTTTTTTTATCATAGCTTTTTCCATAGAAGTTGTTGATAAATTCAATAAACACAGCTTAATGCCTCCTTTTGTATTGTGTACAGATGTTGCCAACAAGGTTTGATGAGATTTGCATGTAGTGAAATGATATACAACAATGTGTTCCATCAACCTGTTTTAGAGATCTGGACTAATTCCCTCTTGCAGAGGTCCTGTAGTTTCACTTTCAGATCAGAGACCGCTGTCCTCATAAACCCGAAAGAAGTGTCCGGGTCAATTGTGATTCTGGGTGACTCTTCACATACAGGAGGTACAATGAGAGCCTGACAGCACTGCACACGGATAGACAAAAAGGTTATCAGGTTTCTAGTAAGACACAGAGAGGTACACTATGCCCGAAATATGAAAAACAGCTCCATTGGTGAGCTCTGCATGAGACACACCCTCTTCAATACCACATGTCAGCAATGTTACCTGGAGGAAATCGATGTGattatctgtgtgtgaaagctgctcCAACTCAGCATCTCTTCTCCTCAGCTCAGCAATCTCTTGCTCAAGTCGTGCCAGAAGTCCTTCAGCTCGACTCACTGCAGCCTTCTCCTGCTCCCGGATCAGCTCCTTCACCACAGAGCGTCTCGTCTCGATGAAGCTAATCAGCTCTGTAAAGATCTCTTCACTTTCCTccactgctgtctgtgctgagtgctgtttggtgacacacagagaggaaggtTGTATATATCAGCACGGCCTTACAGCTTACAGAGACCCCTGCAATGTGGCTCATAGAGCTTGCAGGGGCTGGAAAGTGGCCCAACCCTCAATGGATGACTGTAGGAGAGTCCTGGCTAAACCTTGAAAAGATGCATCCAGCATCCAGTGGTTGTCTTCTCCTCTGGCTAGTACACACCTTGAGTGACTCCACAGCCTGCCTTAGATCCTGCagctccttttctctctcctggatTCTCTGTTGGGATGTCCACTTTGTTGCCTGCAGCTGGTTCtgtaaagataaataaaaaataaataaaaaacaacaaaaacaaacatctccCGTATTATAATTCACGGTATTAAAATCCTTTCAGaatatacatgtacagtatgactCTTCAAAACTGAACTGTGGGTCACCCTGCCAGTCAAACTGTACCTATCCTACAGAGGGAATGCCTTCAATACTATGTATTACTTGCTGCTGagtgattggttgattgtgGATTGTTGCATGAacagtggcagccattttgattccCGTTCAGGAATGGAATATTTGACTAGACAGGAACACATGActtcagctaacctaagctGAAGAAGCCCCAGAAGTTAGCCTGTACTGCACATGCTGAGTGCAAAACATTGGAGttcccattaaagtgaatggggcATATCAGCcttttgaaagcaaaataacTTCCCCAATGGTATTATGTTCATTATGAATAGCAGATTGTGACAGTATGTcataaaatatgtgcattttaataaatattgcCCCAAAACATCTGGACCAAAACatccattgtttcagaaactgctacACATAATATAATTCTTGGTCACAAAAAAGAGGTTTTCGTTGGTTGTTAAACCATCTTTGTTTTCTACAATGAATCAATGGGCAGAAAGCTGCTTTGCAATGTTTCCCATTACTTCCTAAGCTTCCCTGCCTCGCCCTGCCTATCCAGTCCAGTTCCCATGCACGCTATGGTATGTGGGAGGTACCACATGGAGCTGGCTTATTTTTACGATACTTCCTGCTTCCTACTGCTGTATGACTGAGGGCGTTAGCCCTGAGATTCACGTCCTTGTATGAGTTTGTAAGCTCTCTTTGACTCAATTGAAAGTTCACAGACTatgtatttcattaaatattttcaataaaaacaaaaaacaacccttacctgtttctcagttcgttctgctgcagctgagactGTCTCATGGCCTCTGTGTTTATCCATCACACACTGATAACAGATACACTGTTGATCGGTACGACAGTAAACCTCTAAAAGTTTGGCATGATGGGAGCATATCATTCCCTGTAGTTTTCCTGTGG
This region of Anguilla rostrata isolate EN2019 chromosome 8, ASM1855537v3, whole genome shotgun sequence genomic DNA includes:
- the LOC135260862 gene encoding tripartite motif-containing protein 16-like isoform X2, translating into MATAGLLDQDQLSCPICLDLLNNPVTILCGHSYCMGCINGYWDQDEHVDVYSCPQCRQTFTPRPVLGRNTMLAEVVEKLKTGLQAASPAQCYAGPGDVACDVCTGRKLKAVKSCLECLSSYCKTDLILHEKLNRGKAHKLAEATGKLQGMICSHHAKLLEVYCRTDQQCICYQCVMDKHRGHETVSAAAERTEKQNQLQATKWTSQQRIQEREKELQDLRQAVESLKHSAQTAVEESEEIFTELISFIETRRSVVKELIREQEKAAVSRAEGLLARLEQEIAELRRRDAELEQLSHTDNHIDFLQCCQALIVPPVCEESPRITIDPDTSFGFMRTAVSDLKVKLQDLCKRELVQISKTVKCVNIAKIPELRTFFDVKGIQIAQPRTRAEFLQYSCQLSLEPNTAYNKLHLTKGNRVTLGTVVQSYPDHPERFEVRPQILCREGLSGRCYWEFEWNGEKGVEISVSYKEICRKGWGDDCLFGFSKTSWSFVCFPSGYIIWHDKQKLKISAPRFSRIGVYLDHRAGILSFYGVSDTMTLVHRVKTTFTKPLYPGFGFGLGSTIKLCSL
- the LOC135260862 gene encoding tripartite motif-containing protein 16-like isoform X1, whose product is MATAGLLDQDQLSCPICLDLLNNPVTILCGHSYCMGCINGYWDQDEHVDVYSCPQCRQTFTPRPVLGRNTMLAEVVEKLKTGLQAASPAQCYAGPGDVACDVCTGRKLKAVKSCLECLSSYCKTDLILHEKLNRGKAHKLAEATGKLQGMICSHHAKLLEVYCRTDQQCICYQCVMDKHRGHETVSAAAERTEKQNQLQATKWTSQQRIQEREKELQDLRQAVESLKHSAQTAVEESEEIFTELISFIETRRSVVKELIREQEKAAVSRAEGLLARLEQEIAELRRRDAELEQLSHTDNHIDFLQCCQALIVPPVCEESPRITIDPDTSFGFMRTAVSDLKVKLQDLCKRELVQISKTVKCVNIAKIPELRTFFEDVKGIQIAQPRTRAEFLQYSCQLSLEPNTAYNKLHLTKGNRVTLGTVVQSYPDHPERFEVRPQILCREGLSGRCYWEFEWNGEKGVEISVSYKEICRKGWGDDCLFGFSKTSWSFVCFPSGYIIWHDKQKLKISAPRFSRIGVYLDHRAGILSFYGVSDTMTLVHRVKTTFTKPLYPGFGFGLGSTIKLCSL